Within the Flavobacterium sp. CG_23.5 genome, the region TAAACATGAATTTAAGAGAAAAACACGGCTGGACCTATGGTGCCAGTGCAACTATTGGATCTGGAAAATATGTAACCAAATTAAAAGCGGCATCCGCAATACGAAGCGCAGTTACTGACAGTGCGGTTGTTGAGTTTATTAAAGAAATAAAAAAAATAAGAACCGAGAAAGTATCCGTGGAATTGCTTAACAATGTGAAAGCAGGGTATATTGGGCGATTTGTCATGCAGGTTCAAAAACCTCAAGCAATTGCACGTTATGCATTAAACATAGAAACCGAAAATCTTCCAACTGATTTCTATGAAAATTACATTAAAACCATAAATGCTGTAACACCTGATGATGTGATGCGAGCTGCCAATAAATATTTTCTTTTAGACAATACTAGAATCATAATCGCCGGTAAAGGATCGGAAGTGATTCCCGGACTGGAAAAACTGAAGATTCCCATGTTCTATTTTGATATTTATGGCAATCCAATAGAAAAACCTGTTCTATAATAAAAACCGCTATTTCATACTTTTAGGCTACAAAGGCTTTCCATCAAATTTAATGATGGAGAGCCTTTTTTTATTGTTTTAGCAAATAAAGAGACCCACTACTTATTTAATTTATCTACTGCCGGAAAAAGACGTAAAATCTTATGAAAAAAGTTCGTTTTAGTGTAACAATACAGTTTAAAACACGACCTATAGGCAAATCAACCGATTAACATTTATGAAAAAATCAATAATGGCGTTAAGCGCCACACTTTTGCTTGGCGGAGCCGTTTCTGCACAAAAAGTAGCTTTCGAAGAATACAATCTAGACAATGGTTTACATGTTATTTTACAAAACGACCCTTCGGCTCCAGTTGTGATAACATCAGTAATGTATCATGTAGGCGCTAAAGATGAAAATCCTAAAAGGACTGGTTTTGCTCACTTTTTCGAACATTTATTATTTGAAGGTACTGAGAACATCAAGCGTGGAGAATGGTTTAAAATTGTCACCGGAAATGGAGGGACAAATAACGCCAATACCACCGAAGACCGCACGTACTACTACGAAATATTCCCTTCTAACAATCTTGAATTAGGATTATGGATGGAATCTGAAAGAATGTTACATCCTGTAATTAACAAAATTGGTGTTGATACTCAAAATGAGGTTGTCAAAGAGGAAAAAAGATTGCGCTATGACAACAGTCCTTATGGACAAATGATTCCTGAGGTAAAGAAAAAAATGTTCACAAAACATCCTTACCGCTGGACTACTATTGGTTCAATGGATCATTTAGATGCTGCAAAACTGGAGGAATTTCAAGACTTCAATAAGAAATTTTACATCCCGAACAACGCAGTGCTTGTAATAGCTGGAGACTTTAACGCCGATCAGACTAAAGAATGGGTACAAAAATACTTTGGCGCCATAAAAAAGGGAACTGCTATTGAAAGAGAGACTTTTGTAGAAGAACCAATAACCCAAACCATCAAAGCAAAATTTGAGGATGGAAACATTCAAATCCCAATGGTAGTGGCTGCTTACAGAACTCCATCGATGAAAACTCGTGATGCCAGAGTTTTGGATTTTATATCAACAATCTTAAGTGACGGTAAAAGTTCAAGATTATACAAAAAAATAGTTGACGACAAAAAAATGGCCTTGCAAATTGGTGCATTTAGCTATAGTCAGGAAGATTACGGAACGTATATTCTGTATGGTTTACCTCAAGCACCAAGGACATCTGAGAACATCCTAACCGAAATTGATTCTGAAATCGTAAAACTACAGACCGAATTAATTTCTGACAAGGAGTTACAAAAGCTTCAGAACAAGTATGAGAATCAATACGTAAACAGCAATGCCTCTATTGACGGAGTAGCAGATAATCTGGCCACTTTCTATATGCTTTACAAAGACGTAAACTTAATCAATACCGAAATTGAGATGTACCGCAGCATTACTCCGGAAGAGATTAGAACTGTTGCAAAAAAATATCTAAATCCTAACCAAAGATTAGTATTAGATTATGTTCCATCATCAGACAAAGCCAAAAAATAATACAGACCATCATGAAAAAAACAATATATATACTATCAAGTCTATTTTTGACTTTAGTTTTGCAAGCACAAGTAATCCCGCAACCAAAACCTACAGCTCCTCCGACAATTAAAATCGGTAAATCCAATAATTTTGAGCTTAAAAACGGACTGAAAGTAATGGTAGTGGAAAATCATAAACTGCCTCGAGTTTCCTATAGCCTTAGCTTAGACAACATGCCTTATGCGGAAGGAGACAAAAAAGGAGTAGCAGATATTACAAGCCAACTTATCGGAAGTGGAACGACGAAAACATCAAAAGATGCCTTTAATGAAGAAGTTGATTTTTTAGGGGCAAATATTAATTTTAATGCAAAAGGTGCTTCTGCCAGCGGATTGTCTAAATATTCTGGAAGAATATTAGAATTAATGGCTGATGGCGCATTGAACACCATATTTACGCAAGAAGAATTTGATAAAATAAAAGCAAAGCTTTTAGAAGGAATAAAAACACAGGAAAAAAGCGTCGCTGCCGTTGCTGGACGAGTGGAAGATGTTTTGGCATTTGGAGTAAATCATCCTTCAGGTGAGTTTTTAAGTGCGGAAAGTATTAACAAAGTTACTTTAAAGGATGTTGTTGCAAACTACAAAACTAATTTCGTTCCTGGAAATGCTTACTTGGTTGTAGTAGGCGATGTCAATACGAAAGAAGTAAAAAAAATGGTTGAAAAACTTTTTAGCTCTTGGACCAAAGCAAGTGCGCCTAAGATTATATATCCTGATCCTAAAAACGTGCAACAAACTCAGATTGATTTTGTAGATATGCCAAACGCAGTTCAGTCTGAAATCTCAGTGGTAAATACAATCAATTTAAAAATTACCGACAAACAATATTTTGCTGCAATTTTAGCCAATCAGATTCTTGGCGGTGGCGGAGAAGGAAGGTTATTTTTAAACTTACGCGAAAAACACGGATGGACATATGGAGCTTATTCGGATGTAGGATTCGGTAAATACGTAGAAAAATTTCGTTCTTCAACATCAGTACGAAATGCTGTAACGGATAGTTCAGTAGTTGAAATTTTAAGCGAATTAAAAAAAATCAGAACAGAATTAGTAACTGCTAACGATTTGAAAAATGCAAAAGCAAAATACATTGGTACCTTTGTAATGCAAGTTCAAAAACCATCTACAGTAGCGCGCTACGCGTTAAATACTGAAACACAAAATTTGCCTGCTGATTTTTACGAAAACTATATTAAAAATATAAATGCAGTAACGGTAGAAGACATTAAAAGCGTAGCTAACCGCTTTTTCTTAGCGGATAATATCAGAATAGTGGTTGTAGGTAAAGGATCTGAGGTAGCTCCTTCACTGGAGAAACTAAAAATTCCAATGTTCTATTTTGATAAATACGGAAAGGCAATTGAAAAACCAATTTTCAAAAAAGATATGCCAGCAGGCGTAACCATTAAGAGTGTCTTAGATAAGTACATTGTTGCCATAGGTGGAGAAAAAGCCGTAAAAGCGGTAAAAACAATCGCTATGGTGGGTTCAACAGTAATACCTCAAGCACCATCACCTTTAACTTTTACTTCAAAAGCAGATGCGAAAGGTAAATTAAATGTAGAGTTAGCCATGGGAACCAT harbors:
- a CDS encoding M16 family metallopeptidase; translated protein: MKKSIMALSATLLLGGAVSAQKVAFEEYNLDNGLHVILQNDPSAPVVITSVMYHVGAKDENPKRTGFAHFFEHLLFEGTENIKRGEWFKIVTGNGGTNNANTTEDRTYYYEIFPSNNLELGLWMESERMLHPVINKIGVDTQNEVVKEEKRLRYDNSPYGQMIPEVKKKMFTKHPYRWTTIGSMDHLDAAKLEEFQDFNKKFYIPNNAVLVIAGDFNADQTKEWVQKYFGAIKKGTAIERETFVEEPITQTIKAKFEDGNIQIPMVVAAYRTPSMKTRDARVLDFISTILSDGKSSRLYKKIVDDKKMALQIGAFSYSQEDYGTYILYGLPQAPRTSENILTEIDSEIVKLQTELISDKELQKLQNKYENQYVNSNASIDGVADNLATFYMLYKDVNLINTEIEMYRSITPEEIRTVAKKYLNPNQRLVLDYVPSSDKAKK
- a CDS encoding M16 family metallopeptidase is translated as MKKTIYILSSLFLTLVLQAQVIPQPKPTAPPTIKIGKSNNFELKNGLKVMVVENHKLPRVSYSLSLDNMPYAEGDKKGVADITSQLIGSGTTKTSKDAFNEEVDFLGANINFNAKGASASGLSKYSGRILELMADGALNTIFTQEEFDKIKAKLLEGIKTQEKSVAAVAGRVEDVLAFGVNHPSGEFLSAESINKVTLKDVVANYKTNFVPGNAYLVVVGDVNTKEVKKMVEKLFSSWTKASAPKIIYPDPKNVQQTQIDFVDMPNAVQSEISVVNTINLKITDKQYFAAILANQILGGGGEGRLFLNLREKHGWTYGAYSDVGFGKYVEKFRSSTSVRNAVTDSSVVEILSELKKIRTELVTANDLKNAKAKYIGTFVMQVQKPSTVARYALNTETQNLPADFYENYIKNINAVTVEDIKSVANRFFLADNIRIVVVGKGSEVAPSLEKLKIPMFYFDKYGKAIEKPIFKKDMPAGVTIKSVLDKYIVAIGGEKAVKAVKTIAMVGSTVIPQAPSPLTFTSKADAKGKLNVELAMGTMSLMKQVVNETSAYVLQQGQRKDFTGAELVEMKNSAVLFEELLLDKKDGVTLAGIETINGKDTYAIKDGKTTLYYDMTTGLKLANSKTMDQGGKSITQVTNFSDYRDVKGVKVPFNIIQNVGFELDIKINEVKINEGVTDADFK